Proteins from a genomic interval of Clostridium sp. M62/1:
- a CDS encoding flavodoxin family protein → MKILLVNGSPHKEGCTYTALCEVSDALNKNEIDTDLFWIGNKSISGCIACHQCRKLGKCVFSDTVNEFLEIAGDYDGFVFGSPVYFAGATGAITSFLDRAFYSDLQSGGRRFYLKPTAAVLSARRAGTTATWDQMNKYFGLMQMPIITSQYWNMVHGTNPDEVRKDLEGMQTMRTLGNNMAFFLKCIELSEGRIPVPVQEIAEYTNFIH, encoded by the coding sequence ATGAAAATTTTGCTTGTAAATGGGAGCCCACATAAAGAAGGCTGCACATATACAGCTCTTTGTGAGGTATCAGATGCGCTTAATAAAAATGAGATTGATACGGATCTGTTCTGGATCGGCAATAAATCGATTTCAGGGTGTATTGCCTGTCACCAATGCAGGAAGCTCGGCAAATGTGTTTTCAGCGATACAGTCAATGAGTTTCTTGAGATAGCTGGAGATTATGATGGATTTGTATTTGGTTCACCTGTATATTTCGCAGGCGCAACAGGGGCAATCACTTCATTTTTGGATCGGGCATTCTATTCAGATCTGCAGAGCGGAGGCAGAAGATTTTATCTGAAACCCACGGCTGCGGTATTGTCAGCACGGCGTGCCGGTACTACGGCTACATGGGATCAGATGAATAAATATTTTGGCCTTATGCAAATGCCAATTATAACTTCGCAATATTGGAATATGGTTCATGGGACAAATCCAGATGAGGTACGAAAGGATCTGGAGGGAATGCAGACGATGAGAACACTGGGAAATAATATGGCATTTTTTTTAAAATGTATTGAACTGAGTGAAGGAAGGATACCTGTTCCTGTCCAGGAAATTGCTGAATATACCAATTTTATTCATTAA
- a CDS encoding winged helix-turn-helix transcriptional regulator, with translation MGKKILIITKNPLSFKDIQKRLETDNTKLFIVHSINEGLYLFLEKQFFLVILDSSFSRKESIAFLSKIHSSHQVPILILSGMVNDKHNHDALGIVSDNFLDKPDGLSASWDRAECLMQNYMRSCKDCQRGYTLIFGGNLVIDPIGRQVSLNGEELQLTRKEFDLLFCLASHVGQVLSREQLYQMVWDENSVYNVDETVKAHIKSLRKKLTPSGAEYIKNVWGIGYRFSTDENKEQS, from the coding sequence ATGGGGAAAAAGATTTTAATCATTACAAAGAATCCGCTTTCTTTTAAAGACATCCAAAAGAGGCTTGAAACGGATAATACCAAACTATTTATAGTTCATTCCATAAATGAAGGATTGTATCTATTTCTTGAAAAACAATTCTTTTTGGTAATTTTGGACAGCTCATTTTCACGGAAGGAAAGCATTGCTTTTTTATCCAAGATACATAGTAGTCATCAGGTACCGATTTTGATATTGTCAGGAATGGTCAATGATAAGCATAATCATGATGCTTTAGGGATCGTTTCGGATAACTTCCTTGACAAGCCGGATGGTCTGTCCGCTTCATGGGATAGAGCCGAGTGCCTGATGCAAAATTATATGAGAAGCTGTAAGGACTGCCAGAGAGGCTATACACTGATTTTTGGTGGAAATCTTGTTATTGATCCAATTGGCAGACAGGTATCATTAAACGGAGAAGAGCTTCAGCTTACAAGAAAGGAATTTGATCTTCTGTTTTGCCTGGCAAGTCATGTGGGTCAGGTACTGAGCCGTGAGCAGCTGTATCAGATGGTGTGGGATGAAAATTCCGTTTATAATGTAGATGAAACAGTAAAGGCCCATATAAAATCGCTCAGGAAAAAGTTGACACCTTCGGGAGCCGAGTATATAAAAAATGTGTGGGGAATCGGGTATCGATTCTCAACAGATGAGAATAAAGAGCAGTCGTAG
- a CDS encoding sigma-70 family RNA polymerase sigma factor encodes MAKPYRLPDFKKVYPEAKNEIIAVLKISERKMQYQEYDLKNEQIVIDMEKQTVTVIPSREDSYERMKEADVQFRDEGPGPEEQAILRMEIEQLYSAILCLSEDDRYLIVQLYFEERTERCLAKELGCSQNAVNKRRQNILKRLRHLMENF; translated from the coding sequence ATGGCAAAGCCATATAGGCTTCCGGACTTTAAAAAGGTTTATCCGGAAGCAAAAAATGAAATTATTGCTGTGTTGAAGATATCGGAAAGAAAAATGCAGTATCAGGAGTATGACTTAAAAAATGAACAGATCGTGATAGACATGGAAAAGCAGACCGTGACCGTTATTCCGAGTAGGGAAGATTCCTACGAGCGGATGAAAGAAGCGGATGTACAGTTCAGGGACGAAGGACCCGGACCGGAGGAACAGGCCATCCTCCGTATGGAGATCGAGCAACTGTACAGTGCGATCCTCTGCCTGTCTGAGGATGACCGATATCTGATCGTTCAGCTCTATTTTGAGGAACGGACGGAGCGGTGTCTGGCAAAAGAATTAGGATGTTCCCAGAATGCTGTCAATAAGCGGAGACAAAACATTTTAAAGAGATTGCGTCATCTGATGGAAAATTTTTAA
- a CDS encoding type II toxin-antitoxin system PemK/MazF family toxin: MGIRKGDIYYADLTPVVGSEQGGVRPVLIIQNDVGNRFSPTVIAAAITSRQGKRILPTHIRLEDDLQGLHNNSMVLLEQIRTIDRTRLREYIGRLNVSTMHEIDHAIAVSFGLNEILRRDGAYGNRGERRGRD, translated from the coding sequence GTGGGTATTAGAAAAGGTGATATCTACTATGCGGATCTGACACCTGTTGTCGGCTCCGAACAAGGAGGAGTACGCCCGGTATTGATCATTCAAAATGATGTGGGTAACCGATTCAGCCCTACTGTGATCGCGGCGGCGATCACCAGCCGTCAAGGGAAGCGTATCCTTCCCACGCATATTCGCTTAGAAGATGATCTGCAAGGACTGCATAACAATTCCATGGTTTTGTTGGAGCAGATACGGACAATAGACAGAACACGACTGCGGGAATACATAGGGCGATTGAATGTCAGCACCATGCATGAGATCGACCATGCCATTGCGGTAAGCTTTGGGCTTAATGAAATTTTGAGACGGGATGGTGCTTATGGTAATAGAGGAGAGAGACGGGGGAGGGATTAA
- a CDS encoding recombinase family protein: MEKIKQAWIYCAIDAPEDTHGRLKEQFKRLYDYAEQGEFETIGSSSDCGSRPLMDRPGFRHFIEVAKKGRANVMLVINRNPLSYSSMQLAQIQAMAESLNVEIWSPQEGRIF, translated from the coding sequence GTGGAGAAGATAAAACAAGCATGGATCTACTGTGCCATTGATGCACCAGAAGATACTCATGGCAGACTGAAAGAGCAGTTTAAACGCCTTTATGATTATGCAGAACAGGGGGAATTCGAAACCATTGGAAGTTCCAGTGACTGCGGAAGCAGACCGCTTATGGATCGTCCGGGATTCAGACATTTCATAGAGGTGGCAAAAAAGGGGAGAGCAAATGTTATGCTGGTTATAAACAGAAATCCCTTGTCCTATTCGTCTATGCAGCTGGCACAGATACAGGCTATGGCAGAATCTCTAAACGTAGAGATATGGTCGCCCCAGGAAGGCAGGATATTTTGA
- a CDS encoding tyrosine-type recombinase/integrase: MARYIVDSQMENHEKYYFIREVESQDIVLLPTKYLMHKKRSRLSPNTVRRSAGAISYYLNYLDEYSLRLDDIWEMKYDKQQEHFTDYLIWLQAGLHSGDNLKKNPCNETCNAYLKEVFRFYGFAGRQDEPVKQLKVLSDMRIIVNNSVGVRRTIHRNSFHGYLQEKGHIGKTIEQDKIVRLLKACANCRDQILLLLLAETGFRIGELLGVRYATDIDYERHLLYVNFREDNENEARAKNAEYRKVKISDATFEILQFYMEEYQDLIFQQEYLIINIAGDYAGKPMQDTGVYALMERLQKKTGIKVTPHMLRHYFANARRKAGWKLELISQALGHRNIETTMRYLNISDEELIEVSEKFYGQHQSIYGVDKLL, encoded by the coding sequence GTGGCAAGATATATCGTAGATTCGCAGATGGAAAACCACGAAAAATATTACTTTATTCGTGAAGTGGAAAGCCAGGATATCGTACTATTACCCACCAAGTACTTGATGCATAAAAAGAGATCAAGGCTATCCCCAAATACAGTCAGAAGAAGTGCTGGAGCAATTTCTTATTATCTGAATTATCTGGACGAATATTCTCTTAGACTGGATGATATATGGGAAATGAAATATGACAAACAGCAGGAACATTTTACAGATTATTTAATATGGCTGCAAGCTGGACTACATAGTGGGGATAATCTCAAAAAGAATCCGTGTAATGAAACATGTAATGCATATTTGAAAGAGGTATTCCGATTTTATGGATTTGCGGGACGACAGGATGAGCCTGTGAAGCAATTGAAGGTTCTTTCAGATATGAGAATTATTGTAAATAATTCTGTGGGAGTAAGAAGAACCATCCATCGAAATAGTTTTCACGGGTATTTACAGGAAAAAGGGCATATAGGAAAAACCATCGAGCAGGATAAGATTGTGAGGCTATTAAAGGCATGTGCCAATTGCCGCGATCAAATCCTGCTTTTATTATTAGCGGAAACAGGGTTTCGCATCGGTGAACTCTTAGGAGTCAGGTATGCGACAGATATTGATTATGAGAGGCATTTATTATATGTCAACTTCCGTGAAGATAATGAAAATGAGGCCAGAGCAAAAAATGCAGAGTATCGGAAGGTTAAAATCAGTGATGCAACATTTGAAATCTTGCAATTCTATATGGAGGAATATCAAGACCTTATCTTTCAACAGGAGTATTTGATTATTAACATTGCCGGGGACTATGCGGGAAAGCCTATGCAAGATACAGGTGTGTATGCCTTAATGGAACGTTTGCAAAAGAAAACAGGGATAAAGGTAACTCCTCATATGCTTCGTCACTATTTTGCAAACGCCAGAAGAAAAGCGGGATGGAAACTGGAACTTATAAGCCAAGCACTGGGACATCGAAATATAGAGACAACGATGAGATATCTGAATATTTCAGATGAAGAGCTGATTGAAGTCAGTGAAAAATTTTATGGACAGCATCAATCCATATATGGAGTTGATAAGTTGCTTTAA